The following is a genomic window from Solanum lycopersicum chromosome 6, SLM_r2.1.
taaaaaaatatttaaaagttataaaaagtatacattatatatacattatgatacattaaaaaaattaaatataacttatttttacaTGATCTATACGTTAACTATGTAATATGATATACTAACTATACATTATGATATcctaagaaaaactaaaaataatttacttatatGCATAATCTATACACTGATTATACACTATGATCCATTCAAAAAGTTTATGTAACTTAACTATAATGAAATATACATTAACTATTCATCCCGACCAATTTAAAATCACCTCTAAGCAGtctcaattttaaatataaaatcctcttgatattttgattttttttttcttaatatataattCACATTATAGTTCATTGAATTTCAATGAAAAAAGAAACACAACGAAAAAGACAAATAAAGGAGGTGGATTGTCAAAGAAAGACGGacgaaaaagaaaagataaatataccCCCAAGGTCCAAACTATCGTAAATAGTACGTAGCTATTTTTCGTCATATTTTTGGCATATCAGTGGTCTTATCATTCAAAAACTATAGCATATACCTTTTATACTAATAAACATACATGCGTCATGATCTTATCCACCAACtcgatatttattaaatattaaatcgaCGAATAAGATTGCGTCACGTGTCCCTGTTTAGTCTTCCGTTAAAGTGAATcacatatatgctctagtttttgaacAACAAAAGCactaatatcataaaaatatgacGGAGAATATCTGCGTaccatttataataattttgaaataaattttttcttttccacaaaaaaaaaaaaaaagaaacaaaggcTATAATAACGACcactttttgataaataatatgatgagacggttatttttcttgatttatttaaattggagtaaataatacataaaatatatgagctaatatattatataattatccttttttatcgaaaaatgaaaaattatagttctgattaaaaaattaattgaatttacaCTTTCAGTTACACAACAAactcaaaaagaaaagatattaaATGCATTTTTGGTTCAAAGTTTGGTACAACAGTTATCTTATAGTGCactttaaatcattttaatcagatttttttattattattttctctgactcaatttataaaattcattttttcattttattccatctaaaatataatgatatattatttatatatatttagtaacttttaaatttaatttatttttttatctattatttttgataattcaaaaaaagataatattttacTCTATTATACTTTTAAACTATTAATATTGAGTTACTACcattagaaaatataaactatattttctaaaatgataaattcattATATCAATCACTGTTTTCTTAATACGCTtgtcaaatcaaaatttgacaAGTAAATAGGAACGAGGGagtaataatttaactttaaaatgtaattttatctATGATTTAGTtttgatcataaatttcaaaaaaaaatgtccttctataaattttatatcaaatcaaattaacttacataaattaaacacattatttttttatgagaatTGATGATGTGATAAATAcaatcttaaaataaaaataattaatatattattttttttaattaatttaaatttaaccaATAACCGATCCTCCACTCTGACTCAATAAACATTCCACATGAGGAATTTATTAAGCTCACAAACAAAAGAATTTGCACTTCCAAGTAGTTGGTTCCAACcacaatatttatgattttgtacataaaaatcatcattgctgactcaaaagttttttttataattaaaatataataaagttgACCAGTCAAAGGTGCATTtaaagttctttttttaataaaaagaagatatttttatactaaaaatGTAGTTGagtttgaaaatgacatccattTGACTAATTGCTACTTCTTTGACTATAACTTTAATCACCGTTATATTTTACTtgattcatattaattaaatagaaataagaaaaaatcaatattacaacataaatattttgatacgaaaataataagaattaaattttaattcttattataaatataaaagagataTACAATATCGAACTTGACTGATCTACTAATCAACATTTCATAGAACAAGAATTTACTAGTCACATATAAGATTAAAGTTATATCATATCCGATACAAAGATCTTAAAAGACTACATTGATCGATTTGAGTCTGTCTGATGTACTaatcaagaaaaagaattgtTAACAATTTATGTgcaatactaaaaaaaattaaaaatattatatcatcgAATTTAAATACTGAATCAAACCTTTACTAAACAccatttttcatataaattgttAACAATATATGTTCCATTTGACTAATTGCTACTTCTTTGACTATAACCTTAATCACCGTTACATTTTACTtgattcatattaattaaacagagataaaaaaaatcaatatcactataaaataatttacttgaaaataataaaaattaaattttaagtacAACATgtaattgaatataaaaaaagactTGCAATATCAAACTTAACCGATCTACTAATCAACACTTCATAAAACAAGAACTTACTATTCACATATAAGATCAAAGTTACATCATATCCGATACAAAGATCTTAAAAGACTAAATTGATCAATTTGAGTCTGTTTGATGTACTaatcaagaaaaagaattgtTACAATTTATGTGCGAtactaaaagaaattaaaaatattatatcatcgAATTTAAATACTAATCAAACCATTACTAAACACCATTTttcatatagaaaaaaattctactttcatacatatatatctCTATATATATCAAGAAAATTGATTACAATCAACATGAGATGTTTATCATAAACAAGAACATTAGCTAagtttttttaatgatgattaagaattaattaattaagatgaaTCAAACTTATAGTGTTTATCAACAGCAATTGAAACATCCCAAGTACAACTTAATCCTTTTGGAATAATAACAAGATCTCCAGCTCCAAATTCAACTATTTCATCATTTGAATTCTTTgttgaaactttaactttacCTCTCAATAAATAACATGTCTCTTGTGCATCAAATTTTAATTGGTATTTTCCTGGAGAACAACCCCatctgaagaagaaaaaaatatttattgttattaataacataaaataaataaaacatatttatgtGTTTCTTAGATTTctcataaatcaaattaattttacgTTGATTATCAGTCTATCATAATCGTATTCTTTCATTTGAACTAGTCAGGTATATGTTACTAGAGCTTATATATTACGAAGATTCACCATAAATTGATTAGTTTTATgctgattaattaattaaaaatcgaTAATTTGAGCAAGCTTAGAAGAACATACACATATTATgtatttgtgaaaaaaaaatcataaattgacTAGTTTTACGCGTGACAATTAAAGAGACTTTTGAAACTAATACCTTAGCAAGCTCAAATACAAATAAAGTACACATATACGAtttgatatacaaaatatttcacGTTAGTAGGGTTCAGAAAAAGATCGCACCGTACATATACATGATGATGAGgagaaatgaaaattatatgatcGTGTATACTTACTTAGGCCAAGATTTGATGCCCAATTCATTGAGTTGAGATTGTGAAGGATTCTTTTGAACAATTATTCCAAgatttgatgaagaagaagaagaagaagccatcaaagaaaagaaaaaaaaatgaattaaaagagatatttatttatatatatgcacTCAAGTTCAAACTTCACcctttgttttttcttgataatAATTGCAACCTTTTTATATACTATAAAGTTATTTATTAGGGGGGTAGAggaatcattttttattaaccaaagaaaaaagaagaaaaaaaaagtatatgataTATACTTTTAAAGACAAATAGTTTGTATGCTTTTAATTTCAACATATCCTTTGACCTATCACATCTAAACTATGACttgttcataaaataatttggatctattttataaattttttttatcataaaaataataatgataaaggGAAAACGGAAAAAAGTATATCTCAAgttatcgtaaatggtatgcacATAcactttgttatatttttgggGCATTTATGCCTATGTTGACAAAAAACTAGAACAAATATGACCTTCACTCTAACATGCATATACGTGTCACAATCTTATCCACCGATccgacatttattaaatatcaaatcGACGAATAAAACTGCATCATGTATCCCTATTTAGTCTTCTTTCAGCAAGGATCCTAATGTCTCAAAAATATGACTGGGTATCTATATATAATTTACGATAGTTTGGAAATACATTCGTTCttttaataataacaacatagtAATTGTAATATCACGAGTAgagtaattaaaaaatgatgtatGTATAAAAACAAGATAAAGAGAAATTATTGTTAAAAATCTCCCGGCTTAAACAAAGTAAGactagattattattattattattattattattattattataattattattattacaataacATGCACAATATAATCTCCGATTTGAGATGATAATACACAAATATCATATCTCTATCccgtaaaaatagataattttatttttaacaactCTTGGCTctaagtaaattataaataattattgtttattgtacattttttaaatgttaaagtAGCTAGTTGTTGTGGTACAACTTGTAAGAGTTGTTTAAAGATTATTCAAACacgtttttttttcaataaataaataaataatgttttattCCAAATTAGCATACTCACAAATTATgattttccttctctttttttttttttcattcggTGCTCATATTTAAGCTcaactaaatttgaatttatgtcAGAGAGACCTACAGTGAGGGGTAAAACGCACTCTAATAAAACGAGTCAATATCCTAAAAGGTTCAAATCTGAGATCTCTTGattaaaaatgagtaattatcaCTCCACTACGACCCATGTTgataattatgattttcataATGACTTCTATGACATTTCATTATCAtaatctctttttttaattacatttcACGCGTCTTTTcttatcaataaatttttctttttaatattcaCAACCTTTGtttgcaaaaagaaaaattccttttaaatgtgtataatgataattttatttattttcaacaaatattacaaaacaattggtatatattaaattaagtttattaaatattttaaaaatggtgaattttggcagatcataaatatataaaaaggatattaaaattaaataattaattattatttttggataGGAATCTCCAGTCAAAGTGTTGACTAAAAAATTAATCTTTGACCGACAGACAAAAGTGGGAAGACTGTTTGACCAAGAAAAAagcatttcttttttctattttggttttctttcaaaattaatattagcGCACATATATCTCTTGCcgttataaaaataatttatatatatttttactgttacaaagtgataaaattaattttaattaagttttttgatttgtaatatttaaaaaattttatgtatttaattttttcacacataaattattttttaattgctttgattattttactttttcttttggctattgtaatttagtttttcttttttataggATATCTATAATATTAGAATAAGTGAAAAGAATTAATTCggacattaaaataataaatttagattaatttatttttaaaaaaacgttTGAAAAGGATAAAATCAGAGATGACTCAACGTAATTGGGGGCCTAAAGTGAAATTCTAATTCGCggcctaaaatataaatatacttcatatacgtatttattaaattaaaaaaaattacactatttagatgaaaattatttgtaGTGAATACTGTTATGTGAATTACTAATTTTAGGTAagattttatcaactcaacattgaaaaacatcctttaattgagacaattattatatgtattattaACATAATGATATAAGTACCATAGAATCTgactaagagcctgtttggctcagcttaaaagctggtcaaactgacttaaaagctggttttttacttatttaactgtttggcaatactcaaaataacttattttaaattaaaaaaaaacttattttaagccaaaagttaaaagctggggtaggggtgtttttttttttagcttataagctgttttaagttgaccacatttttatgttttttcccttaatatttttatacaatctctaaattacccatataaccctaacatctctttcttctatttttcccttttcacgtttggcataacaacttcagcacttttatccaaacgcataactacttattttaaaaataagtttcagcactttcaaaagtacttttttaaagctgcttttattaagctcatccaaacgggccctagaAAAGTTGACGATTTGGTATATCTCATTTTGATATGCTTATAGTTATGcttgaaactaaaatttaaataaaataaaaaaaatctattaattTACTTTGTTCGGCACTTTCACTgctatttcttatttttaacataGTATAAAAGAtgtaaaagtgataaaataatttattttttaaaaaaaatatacttttattataaatatttattttttctataatttttttaacacatAATTCATTCTTATCAAGAATTTGGGGGCCTAAGACAAATGTCTTGTTTTTAAAAGGGTAGAATCGGCCGTCGATAAAATATATCCCTACATGAACTATAATGGTATATGAAAGTCAATTAtgtaataaaatgaatatatatgagtcactATCAAAACGAGAGATATATCAActttaaataacaaatattgagagatatattaaatattttaatttatttttacgataaaaaatgttattgatATATTAAAACACACTTCGT
Proteins encoded in this region:
- the LOC101261523 gene encoding uncharacterized protein, whose protein sequence is MASSSSSSSNLGIIVQKNPSQSQLNELGIKSWPKWGCSPGKYQLKFDAQETCYLLRGKVKVSTKNSNDEIVEFGAGDLVIIPKGLSCTWDVSIAVDKHYKFDSS